One region of Daphnia pulicaria isolate SC F1-1A chromosome 7, SC_F0-13Bv2, whole genome shotgun sequence genomic DNA includes:
- the LOC124348913 gene encoding uncharacterized protein LOC124348913, with protein sequence MAVTLDLEKAYDMIWIKGLIYKLKKLGIRGNMLKWITSFLVGRTAQVSLNGTRSELFSCLNGTPQGSVISPLLFIILINDIAKKRRSCMSGMYADDIFIWQKHRNLNFLRKKVEKDTQDVIVELRLWGFLVSAAKTGAIVFSKRNIPENLSITVDGASIQVQKSIKLLGMTLDSKLNWCKQIDDVVSKCSKVLNLLRLISGTKWGAHAKPMLQIYQALIRSKLDYGGELIESASITAKKKLDKIQAQALRTVVGAPRDTATEALLRETGEMPLHLRRNLASVKHYLRCYEVKSDLLAEKEEWFKNAKQCFLSRVESVTNTLDHHPKSAEKLSISKHPPWQALLPEVTTYTPNDLKWQNVVHIYTDAAKSKDGRCAVAFVVPEKVIVEQKRLVDGLATAKCELVAIHLAVKWAEAHATLGSFVILTDSKKALQILNSSSENNSVKTSTVDTWRALSRAGTTVSFSWVKGHSGISGNEQADRAAKNGLELKPSLSCRRDTNDIRENVEDLLLKKWQGLWDKPKTECGRFTHRHSPVVSRIASLFGQSRSEQVFLSQIRLDMLPLNYRLFKRKKHPTGLCSNCDAEEKENVEHVLLACPAYAKKREEMVNVVSENTPTLQELLNFNDEQEKPKT encoded by the exons ATGGCAGTCACGCTCGATCTTGAAAAAGCCTACGACATGATCTGGATAAAAGGACTAATTTACAAGCTCAAAAAACTCGGCATAAGAGGGAACATGCTCAAGTGGATTACCTCCTTTTTGGTCGGTCGGACAGCACAAGTATCGTTAAATGGAACTCGGTCCGAGCTCTTCTCCTGCCTAAACGGCACACCACAAGGAAGTGTCATCAGCCCGTTATTGTTCATTATCCTCATTAACGACATTGCCAAGAAACGCCGCTCCTGTATGTCGGGAATGTACGCCGATGACATCTTCATCTGGCAGAAGCACCGAAACTTAAACTTCCTGAGAAAGAAAGTAGAAAAGGACACACAAGATGTTATCGTCGAGCTCAGACTATGGGGCTTCCTAGTTTCGGCAGCAAAAACCGGAGCAATAGTTTTTTCCAAGCGGAACATACCCGAAAATTTGAGCATCACAGTAGACGGAGCTAGCATCCAAGTGCAAAAGTCAATCAAACTACTGGGCATGACACTCGACAGCAAACTAAATTGGTGCAAACAAATAGACGACGTCGTCAGCAAGTGctcaaaagttttaaatttactACGCCTCATTTCTGGAACGAAATGGGGCGCACACGCAAAGCCCATGCTACAAATCTACCAGGCCCTGATCCGCTCAAAACTCGACTATGGAGGAGAACTCATCGAGTCCGCCTCTATcacagcaaagaaaaaactggACAAAATCCAAGCACAAGCGCTGAGAACAGTGGTGGGTGCGCCAAGGGACACTGCAACAGAAGCCCTGCTACGAGAGACGGGCGAAATGCCCTTGCACCTTAGGAGAAATCTCGCCAGCGTCAAACATTATTTAAGGTGCTACGAGGTGAAGTCTGACCTGctagcagaaaaagaagagtggtTCAAAAACGCCAAGCAGTGTTTTCTCTCCAGAGTCGAGTCCGTGACAAACACCTTGGACCATCATCCGAAATCAGCCGAGAAATTATCCATCAGCAAGCACCCGCCATGGCAGGCTCTGCTTCCAGAAGTTACGACGTACACACCAAACGACCTGAAATGGCAAAATGTGGTCCACATTTACACAGACGcagcaaaatcaaaagacGGGCGATGTGCTGTTGCCTTTGTGGTACCAGAAAAAGTCATCGTTGAACAGAAGCGTCTGGTGGACGGTTTGGCGACAGCAAAGTGCGAACTCGTAGCAATACACCTGGCAGTAAAGTGGGCAGAAGCACACGCAACACTAGGGAGCTTTGTTATCCTAACAGACTCAAAAAAGGCATTGCAGATACTCAACTCAAGTAGTGAAAACAACAGTGTCAAAACAAGCACCGTGGACACCTGGCGAGCACTCTCCAGAGCTGGCACAACTGTCAGCTTTTCGTGGGTAAAAGGACACAGTGGAATATCCGGTAACGAGCAAGCTGATCGTGCTGCCAAAAATGGGCTGGAACTAAAACCCAGCCTCAGCTGCAGAAGAGACACAAACGACATCCGTGAAAACGTTGAAGACCTCCTCCTGAAAAAATGGCAAGGCCTCTGGGACAAGCCAAAAACGGAATGTGGACGTTTCACCCACAGACACAGTCCAGTCGTGTCAAGAATCGCCTCCCTGTTCGGCCAGTCAAGAAGTGAGCAAGTGTTCTTATCGCAGATTCGCCTCGATATGCTGCCGCTAAACTATCGTCtgttcaaacgaaaaaaacatccGACCGGTCTCTGCAGCAACTGCGacgccgaagaaaaagaaaatgtcgaacACGTACTGCTGGCCTGCCCGGCGTACGCAAAGAAGCGAGAAGAAATGGTGAACGTAGTGAGCGAAAACACTCCCACACTGCAAGAGCTGCTTAATTTCAACGACGAG CAAGAGAAACCAAAAACCTAA